The Anopheles maculipalpis chromosome 3RL, idAnoMacuDA_375_x, whole genome shotgun sequence genomic sequence TTGCTAGCGTCACCAAGACCTATCCATCGACAATGTCCAAGAAGGCTGATCCCTACGCATTCGCCAAGGATTTCCTGGCCGGTGGTATTTCTGCCGCTGTCTCGAAAACGGCCGTAGCACCGATCGAACGTGTCAAGCTGCTGCTTCAGGTGCAGGCTGCCTCCAAGCAGATCAGTGCCGACAAGCAGTACAAGGGTGAGTAGCCGAAAAAGTGGTGCCAGTTCCGGCGAgcaagcgtgtgtgtttgtgtgtgtgggtacgtgcgtgcgtgtgcagtTGTGCGAATTCTCGCACAAAACCCCCTCGTTATCCGGTTCCCGGCCGGGGAAGTGATTCAACTTTTGGGTCTCGTGGTTGAAAAACCCACGggagaggggaaaaaacgtgCATCCGGGTGTCTTGAAAGTATAGGAAAAAGTCCTAACGAAATTACTTGCAAGGTGGTCTCGAACGGGCAAAATATGAATGTATGCGAAAACCGTAGCAAGCGATGAAAGAGCGCAGTTATCGCTGTTTGTGCGCATTGTCGCCATATTGGATTTTTTCACCCTGAACTCGTGCTCGTAGGGTTGGGGGCGCCGTGTTTCGCAACGATTCTTGCTCGTATGCGTAGGCCtaatgggaagaaaatgggaaaaaaccTTGAGCTTATTCACATGCCCTAAACTCCCTGCATCAGACTTATCATTTTCACGGTCAAATTCTATGATCCCAAGCGCAAATTAGCACGCTTCACGTGATACAAATTTGTATGGTTATGTAACAGCGGTCACAAGTTGCCCTGGAAGAAATATTCTAGAACGATGAAAGTTTCCGCAGCACCCCAACAGATTAGGAAGCAATTTCCACACACACTGTTGCTCAGCTGGTTTTGGTTCGAACGGGTTGCGTAACGCACAAATCAATGATAACATttcttaatgatttttcttcttttcattctttttccaacacctcCCCCTCCTCATCACACACCCAGGTATCATCGATTGCTTCGTTCGTATCCCGAAGGAGCAGGGAATCGGTGCCTTCTGGCGCGGTAACTTGGCCAACGTGATCCGTTACTTCCCGACCCAGGCCCTGAACTTCGCGTTCAAGGATGTGTACAAACAGGTTTTCCTCGGTGGCGTCGACAAGAACACCCAGTTCTGGCGCTACTTCCTGGGTAACCTCGGATCCGGTGGTGCCGCCGGTGCAACGTCGCTGTGCTTCGTCTACCCGCTCGACTTCGCCCGTACCCGTCTCGGTGCGGACGTTGGTCGCGGTGCCGGCGAGCGCGAGTTCAACGGTCTGCTCGACTGTCTGAAGAAGACGGTCAAGTCCGACGGTATCATCGGTTTGTACCGTGGATTTAACGTTTCCGTGCAGGGAATCATCATCTATCGTGCAGCCTACTTCGGTTGCTTCGATACTGCCAAGGGAATGCTGCCGGATCCGAAGAACACCTCGATCTTCGTTTCCTGGGCCATCGCACAGGTAAGTGTATTGTGACGCCCTTGTCTCGTAGAAATTACATAACCATTTCGAACTCAATCGATCGAAGCACGCAGAACGCTGTACTCTGAGTTCTCTCTGCTCGTAAACagcaagaagggaaaaaacacatacgTGAAGGGCTTCGCAATAAGAGCCCGAAAACACACGTTGTGGcacgtttgtttgttcgtgaCTTGGTGGAATGTCGCTGTTGTGGAGACGGTTTAATGACGTCCAGCGACGATCTCTAAGGCACCACCTGCTTTCTAGGTTTGGTGCGTTGATGAGTCCTCGCATCTTCTCGCCACTATCAGATTGTTTTGAGTTGTGGCCATTGGCACGGATTTTACTGATAACATTCCCGGTGTGAGGCATAGTAATAGTACGGGCGTCTGTTGCTCCCCCTGTACGCTTCACAACACGTTTCTTCTTTGACAAATGTCGTACAGCAGCAGATTTGACATTGAAAATCCCCTTTCCGTGTGTAGTATAGTTGATTGTCTATGCAAAAAGAAATCGCATCATTTGCGTCGATGATAGATGGGCGTTAGcgttaataaaacaaaatgggtCACACTTCAGAAAGTGTGTCCGGATTACGTAAATGTAGCAGGTAGCAGGGTATGCTCTTGGATCCAGAATCCAGAAAATCATCTGGTTTTTagagtttctttgtttttgtttcggcaTTGTTCTTCCCGATCGATGCCGTTGTGTAACACACAGGGGGATGGGTTGTCTGCCGGATAATATAAGGGTAAAGATGTGAGGGGAAGTGTCACTGTCAAACACGgtcaagagagaaaaaagattgCAGAATGATGCGCAGGTCATGACGCAAGTGTCAAAACTGCCTGCCACCACCCCCAACCATCTAACCTCCCACCAAAACAAGAAGACATGTTATGTATGGTTctgtttttggaaaaaagcaATTGTTTCAACTACCGGAACTGCTCGTAAAGGATTTGCTGCTGCAAAGATGCTTAAGGCAGCGAGCCATGAcagaattcaaaataaaaatttcaggttctcaagtgtgtttgtgaaattttcacgCTTTGAAATCACTGTTTGAGAATCTGGCGCATACACAATCTACCTTGAATTTAGGAATTTTTTGACGACTCAGCATAgaatttcaacagtttgaaatttaccGTGGCCTGGGTCCTTTACATTTAATGCATCACACTTTTTTACGTTTGCATAACAAATGTCCTTCAGATATCAGTgtagcaacagcacacatttTGGTTGTTATACAATCCTGTTTGTTCCTCTGTCCCAAAACACAAATACGCATGCATAGTTGCGAGTAGCAACGTCACAGGTTGCCTCGTGCTCATCTCTCGTTATTATTGTCAGTTTATATTTAGAGTAAAATCCATCTTTTCCCCGTATAGGCCCGCCACCTTGGTGAAGTTGTTCGACTGTGATGCTTCATTCTTAACctttttgtaaagaaaaatgcgcttttattttgtgctttttcgctaatttttcctatttaaaCGAACGCTTCTTGCTCCGCTATTAGTTATCAAGTGGAAATATGTATGGATATGAATGTATTCTAGCATCATCTGGCAGATGTGGGCATTGGAGATGCGAAGAGGGTTGCTAACAGGGCAAAGCATCACGCACGTCACGCGTTACATCCAAGGTCGGATCAATTGATGGAGAGAAACAGACGTTAGCTATGCCAGTGCTCATGGTGGTGCATCTGTCAGTAAAGGGAATGCCTTTTTGGCCCATGCAAAGAACGTATGTAGCACACTGCATGTTTAGGGGAGGCCAACATTACTAACCTAACCTACTACACCCAGTTAGCAGAATCACTTGGTGGCACATTTCTTCACCTGAACCTTGCGAACGCCACACGCGCCACTCAGAGTTGAGTGAAAGATTTCGAAAtatttgcccttttttctgcTCGTGTCTCTCGTGTCTCGTCTATCCGTCTTGAAGaggattcttttcttttactttcttttgaaATACACCGAGAGTTGAAAGAGAGGCAGTGTGCAGTAAGCTATAGCAGGTATTTATAGGCAAGAGAAGAAACCCGTCTCCCCGTACAATTCGATTTACACTGTGTGTCGATGATTTTGCCATTGCACGACGAGAGAAGTGGTGTTTCGGGTTAACTGTTGTATAAACTCATGACCACCGTACTCGTCGGCAGATTATTGGACTTAAAGCAATTTCATAAAGAATGTCATTGATAACAGAAGCCTCTTTTCcggtactgttttttttttacgttttgtaGTAATTATGTAACTTTTGGCCGGGGCCTGGTGTGACGTAATGTATACCACGTTCTGTTCCTGTCCagagcacacatacatacctCAAGGCCATCCTTTGAACCGGTCGGTGGAATCGATAATTCTCTTTCTTCACCGGTTTGCTGGTAGCAGCGCGCTCGATGGCCGTTTAGTTGTAacagatttttcatttaaattcaaGAAACAGTCTCATTTTTCATCTGTTAAATCATATGACGATGAGTGGAAATGATCCACCTTCTCTAGTTTGTTACTTCGCGTTCAGTATCATCTAACTGGTTTGTTATCACTTATCAGCTGGAAACGCAGCTCTCGACTCGattctgtgtgcgtgtgtgtatgccaGATAGCCTTGAAAAGTGTACGCGCTAAATGGGAAAGATAGCAACGCGTGGCACTAATAATCATTGCAGCAAACACAACGTGACGCTACGTATAACGGGCGGTGAAGGAAATCTTAAATCCTCCTAGACATGTGAtccgcatgtgtgtgtgtgtacgtagTTGGGAATTTAGGAAGTAGATGATAACACACCGGTACAATGAAATGTCCCTCAAAATGTTACTGCTTTGGAGATCGATAAGCTTTTGTAGAAAGCGAGTTCAATGGCATTTTTACATATCTCGTTGTCCGATGATCGATGAGTTTTTGCTAAATGGAACGATATAAcgaattttgtttcttctcccTTTGCCCTTCGTAGGTTGTGACGACAGCTTCCGGTATTATTTCGTATCCATTCGATACCGTCAGACGACGCATGATGATGCAGTCTGGCCGTGCCAAGTCGGAGGTGATGTACAAAAACACGCTCGACTGCTGGGTCAAGATCGGCAAGCAGGAAGGTTCCGGTGCGTTCTTCAAGGGCGCCTTCTCCAACGTCCTGCGTGGTACTGGTGGCGCTCTGGTACTCGTATTCTACGACGAAGTTAAGGCCCTGCTGGGTTAAGTCGCGGAACCGCCCCCTAGCGTGTATTTAGTTAagtccagcagcaacaaaaccacaccacacatgCTCCTTACAACAGTAAAGCCCGTACTCAATTCAACAACACATGTCGccacagtgtgtgtgtatgtggataGCGCATAGGAACCTTTAAAAAACCCTTTCACACCTGTCTCCCTGTTTCGCGCTTCCTCCCgacctttctctctctctcatcacCCGTCTGCTGTATCACTTCAATGTTCTGAACAACCGACGATTGGGTGTTACCGCTGTGCGCTTTTAAGTATAAAACGATAAACCGAGTGATGGAGCATATAAGTGTTCCTTTCGCCGGATGagaggaaagagagagagagagagcatcgGTTGGGAGCCCACAGCCAGACAGTCCCTGTgtaatttgttgcattttctaACTAAACAAAGTTGTATTATCACCGGGTGTGCGCCGAGTAATTATCACCATCCCTCTCCCTGGACGACGACGAGTGCACATGCAATGCAAAGCAATAGGCAAAAAAGATGTACCagcgatgaaaaaaaagaactgcgTTTGCAATTGCGAAAAATAGATTCGAAATATGACCATGgttaaaaaaacaagaaataaaactaggtatttattttaaagtcGAAACTAAACGGTGGGGGAAACGTGGTGAAAATGATGAGAAATTAAGTATATTCACAAGTGGTGGGGTGAGTTATCTTCTGCTGGTGTTATTATTTTGAGCAGCTTTTCTTTACCTCGACACCAATGGGCCATGATTTTGTCAAGCCTTCAGTGTACGGGAGGCTGGTGAATTGATCATATAAAAACCTCAGGAGATTTATCTATCAAAGATACCAGATTGAGGtgagaggatggcgtggaatcatccgccatcaaggccggtataacggattggcggacgatggcgcgggaccgtgagcggttccggattctgcagcggcaggccaagaccgcaaagcggttgtagcgctgATAAGTTGTTGAGTCTCAGGGACTACAGTCGCATCTCTACTGTTTAAATAAGTGGTCTAGTACATTTGATCTAGTACTAAACTATTGCAGGGGTGGCctaaatattatggaacacTATTGCGATTACGGCGTATGATAATGGATATGCTAAAACTACTGCTTAAATTTCTCcatataaatgactgatgcataaaaatctaataaagcggttctgatgaagtttgtcgggtgataggattgtcgtgtGATCGGTGtttagttggcaggtggctcggtgtgtcgtgtatccatggcaatcggtgaggatgtggcggatggggatgtcaacgccacagaagtTGCAGAATGGAGGAATGGATTTTTCTAGGTTACTTTGGTTACTAGGAAAGAGGTAGGAGCGTATAAGGCGgctatgacctatacgaaggcgggaaaggactcgttggatgttaCTAGactcggtatcttcccatgtagcggtgttgtgcttaatgggacggagtttgttgcttaggtctaggttgtgccatgtggtgTTCCAGTGTAGGGTGGGGggggtgttggtgaagcggatggcatctcggcgtgaaagggtgttctGTGGTTCGTCAGGGCGGAGCCGGCCAATGTTGGCAAGTTGATTGGCTTTTTCGCTAACGTGAATTCCGGAGTGACCCGGATTCCAACATAATAGATGACGGCTGAGGAAGCGATGCCGTCATGGAGttggatgtgggggtctttggaggtgccgtgttccagtgaagatgacgttcggtcggtagGACTGTAGTACTTCGTCGGCAACTAATTGAATCGCTACGACGGAGAAGATGGAATTGTGGTTAGggagtttgatggcgcagttatctttggtggagtggatcccacagccggctgagtctAGATGAATGGaaccgtctgtaaagatatgatgaaaatgtttgtatttagtcggTATTAAGTGGGTAAAGATACTATTGGCAATGTGGTTGCTTATTCtggttccccggagagagcgtttgagttcccagtctatggcaggtgtacggtggtaccagggacgaattcTCCGacgggtggattggatgatcggtggtaacTGTTGGTTGATGAGTGTCTGTAGTTGATGAGTGTCTgcgtttgctctggtgatgatTGCAGTTGCGTCGAGCactttctcaaggatccgagctgcagctagAACTAGTCGGTTGGTATGCACTAGTCGGATGATGTGTTGCATAGGAAGGaggccgctttcgcagaggaggAAGTTTATCGGGCTGGTGATGAATGCACCAGTGACATAGCGGATAGCTGTGTGGTAAACGGATGCTACTCTCTTCTTCGAAGATTGCTCGCTCGCGTGAAACAATCTCAATGTCGTAGAGCAGTTTGGGTACGAGCCaggtgttgatgatgcggttttggGTTATACGGGAGGCCCTAGCTTTCCCGGCTCCAAGCATCCGGAACAGGTTCAGccggttgtttgctttcttcttaaCCCTGTTGAAAATCTGTGAACAATTAATACACTATTGTGTACCGAATCAGACTCGCTAGGCACGGGCccagctgtttgtttttcattaccAATTTTGAACAGCAGATGGCAAGATATTTAGGAGATAGACACATCCTGTAATGTTCGTTGATAAAATATGAGATTACGATGCATGCGCCGGTCAATCCTTCATTTTCAGGCAATGAACCAAGCggaaacatacacaaaacgaAATTGTTTCCACCGGAACACGGAAATGATgggtttgattttaaatttgcgCCTGAAATTATGCAAGTGAATAGCACAAGAAAGAGATACATTTTCATTCATCGTTTTTATCCGGTCGTTGAGTACTGGTGTGCATATTACCCTcggaaaaatagcaaaaaaaaatattccatcaAATATTGCGAGCAAAAATAGAGAACGCATCTTAGATGCTCCATAAAACGTGAAatagaatttataaaaaaaacttgtagccgtgagaaaaacaaaaaatgccaaCGATTAAGTTGTGCTAAAAATGTGTCGGTTCGGTTGAAGTTTCGCCCCATCCAAGTAGCTAGTTTTAGTACAAACAAGAAATTTCGTGTCGTTGCCGGCTTTCcatttttgcagcagttttctGTAGTTTGTTGCTCAAGATGGAGGGCGGAGCGCGTTCGGTTGCAAAAGAAATTCTTTCCGAATTCATGGTAAGTAGTGAATTGTGCAGAAATTTTGATTGCATTTGTTACAAATGAATTGCTTCCTGCTTGCTAGTCCAACGATTCCATGCCCTCGTCGAACGATGTGTCCTTAAATGAGCTAGAACATTTGGCAGAACTGCACAAGCAGATCGAGCTGAAAAAAGCGTACCGGGATACTTTGCGTGGGTTGAATTTGGGTAAGTGGTGCTATAATTGTACATTTGACCGTATCTTGATGTATTACCACTCCCTACAAAACCGTCAGGACTGTTCGCCCTCAAACAAGGCATAAGTCGTGCTGGGAATGATCCATTTGCGGAATGGCTCGTCAAAGAACAACATGCCACCGTTCGCCTGGTGGCCGATAAGCAACGAGAAGCGTCGTACGGAACGACGGAGCTTAGCCATGAGCCCGCACTGCTTGGCAGTTCGCGCCAGGTGTTGGTGGAACAGGCAGAGCTGCAAAAGTTGCAAAGTGTTGTGCGTCTGCAGGATCAGGTACGTGCCAAACTCGCCAGCACACGTGTGGTGAAGCAGTGGGAACGGGAAAAGGCCACCCTGCTGACGGAACAGAACGAACTATCCAAGCTGGACGTAGTCGGTGAGGAAATTATGCAAAAGCGTAAAAAAATGCTTGTCCGCAAGCATGCGGAGATAGCAACGCTGCTGATCGGTATTGGCGAAAGTGTGGAAAGGACCGAAGAGTTACGGTCGAAGTTGGCCGAGTTTACGAAGCAACGTCGGGATGAGCTGCACGATTTTCAATCAAGCGATTCCGATATGCGATCAGAAGAGGGAAGAAAGGATGGCCGGTTGATCGGTGAAAATGGCAGAGATGGGAGCAACTGCCCACCCTTGTTTGATACGATCGATTGGAACCTGGGAAGCGTTAGTATGGATTTGCGGTTGGATATCCCGTTCAAAAATCCGAACGATTTTCCCGATATCCTCACACGTCTCAGCTCGATCAATACCAACAAATATCAACTGAAGGACGTTTCCGACTACATTAGCGGAAAGAGTGATAATCAGAGTTCGCGCCAAAATACGCCCTTACAGAAAGCATCCAAAATGGCTGCTTCGGGAAAAAAACGTTCCCCAGAACTAGCGCCCACTGATGCTACTGTTgataaaaaatcgaaaatgagTGACTCTAGCGAAAAACCCGACCAGAAGGTTTCCAGTAAGGAgcatgaaaatggaaacactAACGCGGCCACTCGTAAAAACCCAATAAGCGAAAATGGTTCTGCAACTCCTAAACCTTTGTCAAAGAAAAATAGCTACGATAAGGTGGTGACTAATGGGCAGcataaattaatgcaaaaaacCCCAGCCCCGATGGTGCAGCGTGATCCCTCACCGGGTCCAGCTCCGAAAGCCTCTTCCACCCAGGACAAGAGATCCTCACCGACAGAAAAAGGAACAGGTCAAAACGAGGATAAAAAGCTACAAGAAAATCGTATTCGGCAGTCGGTAGCTAAATCCGTAACACccggaaacaacaacaaccgtaCAACGAATAACCAATCGAAAGGCAAGATGGATCTACCACAGCGCCAGCATTGTGCTCAGCAGGAGAAAGGGCGTAATATGTACCCGAAACAGATAGAACAGATGAAAAAGACTCGTTCCATGCGAATGCTTTCGCCGGCCGGAGGTTCATCGAATTCGGCTAAGAAcgtaaaaaaatcttccgtcacTTCTGATGCGAACAATGCTGTACCACCACCGGTGGTATCTATGGAGATGGAACCGGAGGAGGCTAACCAAGGTGTGGAATCTTCGCCTAGCAACAGCTCACTGGACTTTGGCATCCAAAGTTCCAGCGGTGAGtttgatattaatttttcCGGCGATCTCCAGCTAGAACTAAATCCAGTGTCCAacgaggatgaggatgatAGGCTGGACTTTCTCTCCATTAATCCTGGGCGAGTTACAAGGAGCAAGGGGCAGAAGATAAAACAGAGCAACAACGGTGGTAAaggtagcagcaacagcactgATGATGGCGACATGTACACCTTTGATTTTGCTTTCGGTGGTACAAATTCGAACGAGAGTTTGGACCATCTGGAGGATTTGTTTTAGTTACTTAcagtttgcataatttaaatttcttttcataACTTTTCACTATCTCTCTCCTAATGCGTTGAGTTGAACGTTGATTTGAGTTCGATTAATTCACATATAATGCATTAAAAGTTTTcgaataaataatgcatccaTGTTCTTAGTTTGCATAtgataagtttttttcttctttatttgcaagaaaacatttttataaaagGTTCACAAACAGTTTACTACTAATCCTAGTAAATGCACTTTTAGCAGGTTTGCTTGGAATTATTggttcgccatttttttctggaCCAACTTGGCAGCGTCGGGGGTTTCGTTTCATGCACTTGGTACACTCGCAGTTCAGATTCACCTTCTTCCACTCATCACTGGTACTCCTTGTTGAGTGAGCGACCGATTACCATACGCCTGATCTCGGACGTTCCAGCGCCAATTTCGAACAGCTTACAGTCACGCATGATGCGCCCGGTCGGATAGTCATTGATGTATCCATTACCGCCCAGAATCTGGATCGCGTCCAGCGCCACCTGAGTCGCTTTCTCCGCACAGTACAGAATTACACCGGCACAATCCTTCGGATTAGCCTTTCCCAGGTCACAGGCCCGCGCCACCGAGTATAAATACGCCCGGCACGCATTCATCGTCGTGTACATGTCAGCCATCTTACCCTGCAACAGCTGAAACTCGCCGATACGTGTGTTAAACTGTTTTCGCGTATGCGCATACTCGAACGCTACATCGCACGCTGCCTGCATGAGTCCAACGGGAGCTGCGGCCAGTACTAGACGCTCCAAATCCAACCCGGACAtcagcacatacacacccttGTTTAAGCCTCCGAGAATGTTGGCGGCCGGTACTTTAGCATCCTCGAAGATCAGCTCTCCGGTTGGACTACCACGGATGCCAAGCTTGTCCAGCTTTGGACCCTGCGAAAATCCAGCCGTACCCCGCTCCACGATGAACGCCGTAATACCGTGTTGCGGTTTAGCGCTCATGTCCGTTTTCGCATAGATGATGTACGTGTCGGCGATAGGACCGTTGGTGATCCAGAACTTGCTACCATTGAGCACGTAATAGTCACCGTGCTTATCGGCACGCAGCTTCATCGACACGACATCACTGCCGGAACCGGCTTCGGACATGGCCAGTGCACCGATATGCTCACCGCTGCACAGCTTGGGAAGATAGTGTGCTTTCTGCTCTTCCGTACCATTGCGATGGATCTGGTTGACGCACAGATTCGAGTGGGCACCGTAGGACAGGCCTACTGAAGCGGAGGCGCGTGAAAGTTCTTCGTTTATGATACAATGATCGAGGTATGATCCACCTAGACCACCGTAGTCTGGCTTCACCGTTACGCCGAGTACTCCTAGTTCACCAAGCTTGCGCCAGAAGCTGCGCATTTCCCTTAAAAATGAGATAGGAAGAAACTGTAAGGTTTCGGACAAAACTTCATCCATTAGGCTGTCTGTACACAGGTCGCGTGGGTCATGGCAGAATGGGGCACATAATGTCTAGTTTTCATGAAAATTTGTAAGATTTGTAAAAAGGTATCCGGGATTTGGTCGACATCGATTCCGGAGCGCTCCATAATGTCCGGAATGGATTTTTGATAGTAGGTTAGGAATCGGAATCGGAGTAAGTTCAAAGAAACGGAATCGGTTATGCGCATGGCAATCTGTTGTGGAATTAGTTACGAAATCGATTTAAGAATCGGTTCCGGTACTGATTTTGGAATCTCTTCCAAAATCAGAAACGGAACCGGAATCAGAACCGATTTCGAACACGGAAACGGAATCCGGAGATCCGAATCCAAGTACCCATCactagtcctcactacgggggaacgatccgaataggatttgaaccccagtcttGCCACGTCCCTTGAAGATTAGCGTGACACTTAAACGATTAACTAGTGTCAATATCCATCCAGCATAAATGAGCCTCTCTCGGGTCATGTTACGCAATACAATGTGTTTTGCATGTTTGCGATGCGCTATCTTACTTGAACTCATTCTGCTTGTCGATCTCCTGCGCAAAAGGAGCTAATTCTTTCTGTGCAAAGCTGAACACAGTTTGGCGTAgctgaaaaatgttaaacacgAGCAATTAATAAAAAACGGTCACGATAAGGATTGCGTATCAATGATGATTACCTGTTGCTGATCTTCCGTCAA encodes the following:
- the LOC126562694 gene encoding ADP,ATP carrier protein 1, with translation MSKKADPYAFAKDFLAGGISAAVSKTAVAPIERVKLLLQVQAASKQISADKQYKGIIDCFVRIPKEQGIGAFWRGNLANVIRYFPTQALNFAFKDVYKQVFLGGVDKNTQFWRYFLGNLGSGGAAGATSLCFVYPLDFARTRLGADVGRGAGEREFNGLLDCLKKTVKSDGIIGLYRGFNVSVQGIIIYRAAYFGCFDTAKGMLPDPKNTSIFVSWAIAQVVTTASGIISYPFDTVRRRMMMQSGRAKSEVMYKNTLDCWVKIGKQEGSGAFFKGAFSNVLRGTGGALVLVFYDEVKALLG
- the LOC126562317 gene encoding isovaleryl-CoA dehydrogenase, mitochondrial isoform X2, whose translation is MTVPARSMQHYPIDEYLFGLTEDQQQLRQTVFSFAQKELAPFAQEIDKQNEFKEMRSFWRKLGELGVLGVTVKPDYGGLGGSYLDHCIINEELSRASASVGLSYGAHSNLCVNQIHRNGTEEQKAHYLPKLCSGEHIGALAMSEAGSGSDVVSMKLRADKHGDYYVLNGSKFWITNGPIADTYIIYAKTDMSAKPQHGITAFIVERGTAGFSQGPKLDKLGIRGSPTGELIFEDAKVPAANILGGLNKGVYVLMSGLDLERLVLAAAPVGLMQAACDVAFEYAHTRKQFNTRIGEFQLLQGKMADMYTTMNACRAYLYSVARACDLGKANPKDCAGVILYCAEKATQVALDAIQILGGNGYINDYPTGRIMRDCKLFEIGAGTSEIRRMVIGRSLNKEYQ
- the LOC126562234 gene encoding uncharacterized protein LOC126562234: MEGGARSVAKEILSEFMSNDSMPSSNDVSLNELEHLAELHKQIELKKAYRDTLRGLNLGLFALKQGISRAGNDPFAEWLVKEQHATVRLVADKQREASYGTTELSHEPALLGSSRQVLVEQAELQKLQSVVRLQDQVRAKLASTRVVKQWEREKATLLTEQNELSKLDVVGEEIMQKRKKMLVRKHAEIATLLIGIGESVERTEELRSKLAEFTKQRRDELHDFQSSDSDMRSEEGRKDGRLIGENGRDGSNCPPLFDTIDWNLGSVSMDLRLDIPFKNPNDFPDILTRLSSINTNKYQLKDVSDYISGKSDNQSSRQNTPLQKASKMAASGKKRSPELAPTDATVDKKSKMSDSSEKPDQKVSSKEHENGNTNAATRKNPISENGSATPKPLSKKNSYDKVVTNGQHKLMQKTPAPMVQRDPSPGPAPKASSTQDKRSSPTEKGTGQNEDKKLQENRIRQSVAKSVTPGNNNNRTTNNQSKGKMDLPQRQHCAQQEKGRNMYPKQIEQMKKTRSMRMLSPAGGSSNSAKNVKKSSVTSDANNAVPPPVVSMEMEPEEANQGVESSPSNSSLDFGIQSSSGEFDINFSGDLQLELNPVSNEDEDDRLDFLSINPGRVTRSKGQKIKQSNNGGKGSSNSTDDGDMYTFDFAFGGTNSNESLDHLEDLF
- the LOC126562317 gene encoding isovaleryl-CoA dehydrogenase, mitochondrial isoform X1, with the protein product MSAMRSLTSVARLLSGRAPNQRFCWGGSMTVPARSMQHYPIDEYLFGLTEDQQQLRQTVFSFAQKELAPFAQEIDKQNEFKEMRSFWRKLGELGVLGVTVKPDYGGLGGSYLDHCIINEELSRASASVGLSYGAHSNLCVNQIHRNGTEEQKAHYLPKLCSGEHIGALAMSEAGSGSDVVSMKLRADKHGDYYVLNGSKFWITNGPIADTYIIYAKTDMSAKPQHGITAFIVERGTAGFSQGPKLDKLGIRGSPTGELIFEDAKVPAANILGGLNKGVYVLMSGLDLERLVLAAAPVGLMQAACDVAFEYAHTRKQFNTRIGEFQLLQGKMADMYTTMNACRAYLYSVARACDLGKANPKDCAGVILYCAEKATQVALDAIQILGGNGYINDYPTGRIMRDCKLFEIGAGTSEIRRMVIGRSLNKEYQ